A part of Streptomyces sp. NBC_01235 genomic DNA contains:
- a CDS encoding N-acetyltransferase: MDLKVSSLAECPDMLGPVQDMPDTWPQFTTQDPVGNAHYGRIPVEFPEHVLFARDERGEVVAHAYSVPFALHADGRGELPARGWDQVLVWAFADQRRGVRPDTVSAISIVVAPHAQGLGLSGRMLAAMRDNARVKGFTEVVAPVRPSAKHLEPHTPVEEYAHRVREDGLPYDPWLRVHARAGATVERIAPASMTVSASLAEWRRWTGLPFDTPGDIEVPGALVPVRCEPERDYAVYVEPNVWMRHSL, encoded by the coding sequence ATGGATCTGAAGGTATCCAGTCTCGCCGAATGCCCCGACATGCTGGGCCCGGTCCAGGACATGCCCGACACCTGGCCGCAGTTCACCACGCAGGACCCGGTGGGCAACGCGCACTACGGCCGGATCCCCGTCGAGTTCCCCGAGCATGTGCTGTTCGCGCGGGACGAGCGGGGCGAGGTCGTCGCCCATGCCTACAGCGTGCCGTTCGCCCTGCACGCCGACGGCCGGGGCGAGCTGCCCGCCCGGGGCTGGGACCAGGTGCTCGTCTGGGCCTTCGCCGACCAGCGGCGCGGCGTGCGGCCGGACACGGTGAGCGCGATCTCGATCGTGGTCGCCCCGCACGCCCAGGGCCTCGGCCTGTCCGGGCGGATGCTCGCCGCGATGCGGGACAACGCCCGGGTGAAAGGCTTCACCGAGGTCGTCGCCCCGGTCCGGCCGAGCGCCAAGCACCTCGAACCGCACACCCCGGTCGAGGAGTACGCGCACCGGGTGCGGGAGGACGGACTGCCGTACGACCCGTGGCTGCGCGTGCACGCCCGGGCGGGCGCGACCGTCGAACGGATCGCGCCGGCGTCGATGACGGTGTCGGCCTCGCTGGCGGAGTGGCGCCGCTGGACCGGCCTGCCCTTCGACACACCGGGCGACATCGAGGTCCCCGGCGCCCTGGTACCGGTGCGCTGCGAGCCGGAGCGGGACTACGCGGTGTACGTCGAGCCCAACGTGTGGATGCGGCACAGTCTTTGA
- a CDS encoding HNH endonuclease family protein has protein sequence MKRLRSGAAAAVVLICAVTAAGCTEQTTGSGAGATGTGPTAGGGAASGGPALAAAESLTVKGRAPKTGYERDRFGSAWADTDSNSCDTRDDILKRDLEEVKFTGGTCKVSYGVLESDPYSGKSVTYRRGSSKVDIDHVVALSDAWQKGAKYWDAGKRIALANDPLNLLAVDASTNRSKGDGDTATWLPPNKAYRCTYVAAQVAVKKKYELWVSAAEKSAMEKVLETCPEQKLPTGGNPTKAPERFHAG, from the coding sequence GTGAAGCGTCTGAGGAGCGGGGCGGCGGCTGCCGTCGTGCTGATATGTGCCGTGACGGCGGCAGGGTGCACCGAGCAGACCACCGGATCCGGTGCCGGTGCCACCGGTACGGGGCCGACGGCCGGCGGCGGAGCGGCGAGCGGCGGGCCGGCTCTCGCGGCGGCCGAGTCGCTGACCGTGAAGGGGCGAGCCCCCAAGACCGGCTACGAGCGGGACAGGTTCGGCTCCGCCTGGGCGGACACGGACTCCAACTCCTGTGACACCCGTGACGACATACTCAAGCGCGACCTGGAGGAGGTGAAGTTCACCGGCGGCACCTGCAAGGTGTCCTACGGCGTGCTGGAGTCGGACCCGTACTCCGGGAAGAGCGTGACCTACCGGCGGGGCAGCAGCAAGGTCGACATCGATCACGTGGTCGCCCTGTCCGACGCCTGGCAGAAGGGCGCCAAGTACTGGGACGCCGGCAAGCGGATAGCGCTCGCCAACGACCCGCTCAACCTCCTGGCCGTCGACGCGAGCACCAACCGTTCCAAGGGGGACGGCGACACGGCGACGTGGCTGCCGCCCAACAAGGCCTACCGGTGCACGTATGTCGCGGCCCAGGTCGCCGTGAAGAAGAAGTACGAGCTGTGGGTCTCCGCGGCGGAGAAGTCCGCGATGGAGAAGGTCCTGGAGACCTGCCCCGAGCAGAAACTCCCCACCGGCGGCAACCCGACGAAGGCGCCGGAACGTTTCCACGCGGGGTGA
- a CDS encoding antitoxin codes for MGIFDRFKSNKAAQGKARDVSDVGEQKIDEKTGNRYESQVDSAQQQLHERLGTDEDRPGNP; via the coding sequence ATGGGCATCTTCGACAGGTTCAAGAGCAACAAGGCGGCACAGGGCAAGGCCAGGGACGTGTCCGACGTGGGGGAACAGAAGATCGACGAGAAGACGGGCAACAGGTACGAGTCGCAGGTCGACTCCGCGCAGCAGCAACTGCACGAGCGGCTCGGCACGGACGAGGACCGGCCCGGCAACCCGTAG
- a CDS encoding SDR family NAD(P)-dependent oxidoreductase produces the protein MSETNSPRTVVVTGAGTGIGRATAHAFAAQGARVIAVGRRAEPLAETARTAKTTAHDDERIVPLAVDITAEDGPATVVRTALERGGGRIDVLVNNAAIVDTASLRTYTRASVLPPLATNLIAPVLLTQAALPALTASRGVVVNVTTSVGQRGWPGNSLYAAGKAALEVLTRGWAVELAPLGIRVVAVAPGAIETPIADHCGYTPEQRAAIREWQLEHTPLGRVGQPAEVAWAIARLASPHASFITGVVLPVDGGAVVA, from the coding sequence ATGAGCGAAACGAACAGCCCCCGTACCGTCGTCGTCACCGGTGCCGGTACCGGTATCGGCCGCGCCACGGCCCACGCCTTCGCCGCGCAGGGAGCGCGCGTGATCGCCGTGGGCCGGAGGGCGGAGCCCCTCGCCGAGACCGCCAGGACCGCAAAGACCACCGCGCACGACGACGAGCGCATCGTCCCGCTCGCCGTGGACATCACCGCCGAGGACGGCCCCGCCACCGTCGTCCGTACGGCGCTGGAGCGTGGCGGCGGCCGCATCGACGTCCTGGTCAACAACGCGGCGATCGTCGACACCGCGTCCCTGCGCACCTACACCCGCGCCTCCGTCCTGCCCCCGCTCGCGACGAACCTGATCGCGCCGGTCCTGCTCACCCAGGCCGCGCTGCCGGCCCTGACGGCGAGCCGGGGTGTCGTCGTGAACGTGACGACGTCCGTCGGACAGCGCGGCTGGCCGGGCAACTCCCTGTACGCGGCCGGAAAGGCGGCCCTCGAAGTGCTGACGCGCGGCTGGGCGGTCGAGCTGGCGCCGCTCGGGATCCGGGTCGTGGCAGTGGCGCCCGGTGCGATCGAGACGCCGATCGCCGACCACTGCGGTTACACGCCCGAGCAGCGTGCCGCGATCCGCGAGTGGCAGCTGGAGCACACCCCGCTCGGCCGGGTCGGACAACCGGCGGAGGTCGCCTGGGCGATCGCCCGACTGGCCTCGCCACACGCCTCGTTCATCACCGGCGTGGTCCTCCCGGTGGACGGCGGAGCGGTCGTCGCATGA